One genomic window of Leptospira paudalimensis includes the following:
- a CDS encoding hybrid sensor histidine kinase/response regulator codes for MLTTKRVDLLFVIFLLIPFVHCNRGIPSLASAKTIQNGVLDLSEEDVKALDPFPLAGEWHAFPGEMPETEAEFKALDQKTPKTLAVPGYWVNQNLPAHGVVTYRLKLQVKEPMNLMVYLREASSAYKMYYHNQERGLVLLGSAGKVAKTKEESIGYYLETGRSFRATPSTVLYLQISNYLYSRGGPYYSPILGEVGKTILYLRFKERKKSFFFGVFLILFVSHLFLYIHRSKNKSTLWFSLLCFSWMIRILLFERVSRDWFVGSDFLEMLQIRLEYLAFCGIQMFSLLFFYEIQLHFIPNKFKRYLLVPILLEILIILTTPYAVYTKLLVFSQVYMTIILILALVAAIRSILVRESRYIGVYITFGTLVILTATIYDSVVFFKRWDLPLVTDLGFAIFCMCLAIVISKQNAHTWETAEYLTLNLRKEVEWKTLELKKEKDKAEKTGELKDKFISIVSHDIRSPLFGISSVVNLLTESPPSLSPERAKQVLGEASTGLKNILSMVEELIKYSRFQNAAVFPDYQLFDFRQITDQLIERVQEMAKPKNITVITHMDDSSIGIGDPNLIEHLIWNLLTNAVKFTKESGTVEVSLTESNKHWSLKVTDTGIGMPKYWTEHVLEEGFLFVRKGTADEMGAGVGLAFCREVADRHGAHLVVQSEEEKGTSVELLLPNFEKIVLILDDNPGYRKQIRKVLKDLPIIIWEEEYPDHALYSVSRLKPDLIIVDFSMPEKTGIDFLRDLYSNPEMEEIRSLLVSSSHTDPNTGTKLEAEVIALGGDAFLTKTSPDAKLVEIVKRLLDL; via the coding sequence ATTCTCACAACCAAACGAGTTGATCTACTTTTCGTAATTTTTCTTTTAATTCCTTTCGTCCATTGTAACCGCGGGATTCCTTCTCTTGCTTCTGCCAAAACCATTCAAAATGGGGTTTTGGACCTCAGTGAAGAAGATGTAAAGGCACTGGATCCGTTCCCTTTGGCAGGGGAATGGCATGCCTTTCCAGGTGAGATGCCAGAAACAGAAGCCGAGTTTAAAGCACTCGACCAAAAAACTCCAAAAACTTTAGCGGTACCAGGCTATTGGGTGAACCAAAACCTTCCCGCTCATGGAGTTGTCACATACCGACTCAAATTACAAGTAAAAGAGCCAATGAACCTAATGGTATACTTACGAGAAGCTTCGTCTGCGTACAAAATGTACTATCACAACCAGGAACGTGGCCTTGTTTTGTTAGGTTCTGCTGGTAAAGTTGCAAAAACGAAAGAGGAATCGATAGGTTATTATTTGGAAACTGGTAGATCCTTTCGAGCCACACCTTCTACTGTATTGTATTTACAAATCTCGAATTATTTGTATTCCCGTGGTGGTCCTTATTATTCTCCCATCCTTGGAGAAGTGGGTAAAACAATCTTATACCTTCGGTTCAAAGAAAGGAAAAAATCTTTTTTCTTTGGTGTCTTTTTGATTCTATTTGTAAGTCATTTGTTTTTATACATCCATCGAAGTAAAAATAAGTCCACACTTTGGTTTTCTCTACTTTGTTTCTCTTGGATGATTCGAATCCTTCTGTTTGAGCGTGTATCCAGGGATTGGTTTGTTGGAAGTGACTTTTTGGAAATGTTACAAATTCGCCTGGAATATTTGGCATTTTGTGGGATCCAAATGTTTAGCTTACTTTTCTTTTACGAAATCCAATTACATTTTATACCCAACAAATTCAAACGGTATTTACTGGTTCCCATTCTTTTGGAAATCCTAATCATTCTTACGACTCCGTACGCAGTGTACACAAAACTCCTTGTGTTTAGCCAAGTATACATGACTATCATATTGATTTTAGCGTTGGTTGCGGCAATTCGTTCAATATTAGTTCGAGAATCACGTTATATAGGAGTTTACATCACGTTTGGTACTTTGGTGATTCTTACTGCAACGATATATGATTCAGTCGTGTTTTTCAAACGATGGGACCTCCCTCTTGTCACTGATCTTGGATTTGCCATTTTTTGTATGTGCCTTGCCATTGTGATATCCAAACAAAACGCACATACTTGGGAGACAGCAGAATACCTGACTCTTAATTTACGCAAAGAAGTGGAATGGAAAACTCTCGAACTCAAAAAAGAAAAAGACAAGGCAGAAAAAACGGGTGAATTAAAGGATAAATTTATCTCCATTGTTTCTCACGACATTCGCTCTCCTCTATTTGGAATTTCTTCCGTTGTCAATTTACTCACCGAATCACCACCTTCCCTTTCTCCCGAAAGAGCAAAACAGGTACTAGGTGAAGCATCTACTGGTCTAAAAAATATTCTGAGTATGGTGGAAGAACTCATCAAATACTCAAGGTTCCAAAATGCGGCCGTTTTTCCAGATTACCAACTGTTTGACTTCCGCCAAATCACAGACCAACTCATAGAACGTGTCCAAGAAATGGCAAAACCCAAAAACATCACTGTCATCACCCATATGGATGATTCCTCCATCGGGATAGGAGATCCGAACCTCATCGAACATTTGATTTGGAACCTTCTCACCAATGCAGTGAAATTCACAAAAGAATCAGGAACGGTAGAAGTTTCCCTTACCGAATCCAATAAACATTGGAGTTTAAAAGTCACAGACACTGGGATCGGAATGCCAAAGTATTGGACCGAACATGTGTTAGAAGAAGGTTTCCTTTTTGTTCGCAAAGGGACTGCCGATGAAATGGGAGCAGGGGTTGGTCTTGCATTTTGTAGGGAGGTGGCTGATCGCCATGGTGCTCATTTGGTGGTCCAATCAGAAGAAGAGAAAGGAACTTCAGTCGAACTCCTACTTCCTAATTTTGAAAAAATTGTCCTCATCTTGGATGACAATCCAGGTTACAGAAAACAAATCAGAAAGGTTTTAAAAGACCTGCCAATTATCATTTGGGAAGAAGAATACCCTGATCATGCTTTGTATTCGGTCTCACGACTCAAACCCGACCTTATCATCGTGGATTTTTCGATGCCTGAAAAAACAGGGATCGATTTTTTAAGGGATTTGTATTCGAATCCAGAGATGGAGGAAATTAGATCCTTACTTGTGTCAAGTTCCCATACAGATCCAAATACAGGTACTAAATTAGAAGCAGAAGTAATTGCACTAGGAGGAGATGCTTTTTTAACCAAAACATCTCCTGATGCCAAATTGGTCGAGATTGTCAAACGACTCCTCGACCTTTGA